In the genome of Armatimonadota bacterium, one region contains:
- a CDS encoding DUF3800 domain-containing protein, whose product MKYHVYCDESCHLEHDQSNAMVLGALWCPYTELTSIRTRLREIREEHGVAGYREVKWTKLSPASLPLYRDLVNYFLDNDDLHFRAIIIPDKSKLDHERFGQTHDEWYYKMYFRLINHILDPEECYRIFLDIKDTLGAQKVSKLETVLRNANYDFDGTVVQSVQTVRSDEVSLLQMADILIGAVSFVARGLLDQDSSSSAKRDLVRRIQKRTKYSLRKSTLPRESKFNLFVWSPSE is encoded by the coding sequence TTGAAATATCACGTCTATTGCGATGAAAGCTGTCATTTGGAGCACGATCAAAGCAATGCCATGGTTTTAGGGGCATTATGGTGCCCGTATACAGAACTAACCTCAATTCGCACCCGACTTCGAGAAATTAGGGAAGAACATGGCGTTGCTGGGTACCGTGAAGTCAAGTGGACGAAGCTATCTCCTGCTTCACTTCCGCTTTACAGGGATCTCGTAAATTACTTTCTAGACAACGACGATCTACACTTTCGGGCGATCATAATCCCGGACAAAAGCAAATTGGATCACGAGCGCTTTGGGCAAACGCACGACGAATGGTACTACAAAATGTATTTCCGCTTGATAAACCACATCTTAGACCCAGAAGAGTGTTACAGAATCTTTTTGGACATTAAAGACACGTTGGGTGCCCAAAAGGTGAGCAAACTTGAGACGGTTCTGCGGAATGCTAATTATGACTTCGACGGCACAGTTGTACAAAGCGTTCAAACAGTCAGGTCGGACGAAGTAAGCTTACTTCAGATGGCAGATATTCTCATTGGAGCAGTGTCATTCGTGGCGCGCGGGCTGCTGGATCAGGATTCAAGCAGCTCAGCAAAAAGAGATTTGGTCCGCAGGATACAGAAGAGAACCAAGTACAGCTTGCGCAAGTCCACGTTGCCCAGGGAAAGTAAGTTCAACCTCTTCGTCTGGAGCCCCTCAGAGTAA
- a CDS encoding IS1595 family transposase codes for MTAKYTLKDFLKEYPDDDACLEWLFQFMYPAGVHCHVCDKVTKHHRVRTRKSYSCDVCGHHVHPTAGTIYHKSSTPLTTWFYAVFLMSNTRTGVSAKHLQRETGVTYKTAHRMLKMIRAMLLEGQAGPLTGEVEVDETLVGGKPRRYKDHPNKYSKKATVIGAVERGGSVVAKVVPDNARTTCYDFVLGNVAPGTTLYTDEHSGYFRIGKRGYKHHTVTHWSLEYARGVVHTNTIEGFWGNFKTGFRGAYKHCAFKYLEAYVNEYAFRYNHRNSEASMFAHFMAQHRQFNWWVPYSRRGRKG; via the coding sequence ATGACGGCCAAGTACACCCTTAAAGACTTCCTGAAGGAGTACCCGGATGACGACGCGTGCCTAGAATGGCTCTTCCAGTTCATGTATCCGGCGGGCGTCCACTGCCATGTGTGCGACAAGGTGACCAAACACCACCGTGTTAGAACCAGGAAATCGTATTCTTGCGACGTGTGCGGGCACCATGTCCACCCGACGGCGGGCACGATCTATCACAAGTCGTCCACGCCTCTGACGACATGGTTCTATGCCGTCTTTCTGATGAGCAACACGCGCACGGGCGTCTCTGCCAAGCACCTTCAGCGAGAGACGGGCGTCACCTATAAGACCGCGCACCGGATGCTTAAGATGATCCGGGCGATGCTCTTGGAGGGCCAGGCCGGGCCCTTGACGGGCGAAGTCGAAGTAGACGAGACGCTGGTCGGTGGCAAACCCCGACGGTACAAGGACCACCCGAACAAGTACAGCAAGAAAGCGACCGTCATCGGAGCCGTGGAACGTGGCGGATCGGTCGTGGCAAAGGTCGTGCCCGACAACGCTAGGACGACGTGCTACGACTTCGTCCTAGGGAACGTCGCTCCGGGCACCACGCTCTACACCGACGAGCACTCGGGTTACTTCAGGATCGGAAAGCGTGGGTACAAGCACCATACGGTCACTCACTGGAGCCTGGAGTACGCCCGTGGAGTCGTCCATACCAACACCATCGAAGGGTTCTGGGGCAACTTCAAGACCGGGTTCCGGGGAGCCTACAAGCACTGTGCGTTCAAGTACCTGGAAGCCTACGTGAACGAGTACGCGTTCCGCTACAACCATCGGAACTCTGAAGCGTCGATGTTCGCGCACTTCATGGCCCAGCACCGTCAGTTCAATTGGTGGGTACCATATTCCCGTCGAGGACGCAAAGGTTGA
- a CDS encoding tetratricopeptide repeat protein, which yields MSKKSRRKGHDEGRREHKPVGPALRDLYARAEALLAAGRPDEALSVCRLALASDPVDAFAHALAGTALAQKGDTGAARQAFLSALSRNPGLALASLNLARLESAAGHGELAADILKASAERTEDPGTLMALADCAMGAGLLDTAEPIVAKAVGLRPQDAQLRFRHAVTLQTLHRNDEAVKGFRAVLSLQPNVGAANANIGAIFAESGKYEEARNQYALAARSGGPARNGFLFRRALLSPTVFSSPDQIDDVRARMSEELDALAQGDVRLTDPPHEVGTANFYLTYHGRPDKHLQSQVARTYLTACPSLGWTSPHSMGGAKGRRARIGFCSAFFRDHTVGKVYEGVIRGLDRDAFEVVVLSTAPPRDDVAVRIARSADTFVVLPSELKAARQTVADEKLDVLVYADIGMDAFTYFLSFARLAPVQCVGWGHPDTTGVPNVDYYLSAETFEPDGAQDHYSEHLALLPRIYCDLQRPPEAKARASKADAGLPESGRLYLCAQSLFKFHPDFDSAVAAVLRRDPQGKVVFFETSEQNWVRILKERLQSRIPDVADQVLFLPRLSPDRFLDALASADAVLDTRRFTGGHTAYLAFSAGVPVVTWNGDLMRGRMTAGLYRQMGIEGPVADDDDEFAELAVSLAQNSDVAVELKNRVAAASHLLFDDKGSVQYFSDFLSTIL from the coding sequence ATGAGCAAGAAATCCCGGCGAAAGGGACACGACGAGGGGCGCCGGGAGCACAAGCCGGTCGGACCGGCGTTACGGGACCTGTATGCCCGCGCCGAGGCGCTCTTGGCCGCGGGACGTCCGGACGAGGCCCTGTCCGTTTGCCGACTTGCCCTCGCATCCGACCCGGTCGACGCCTTCGCCCATGCCTTGGCCGGAACGGCTCTGGCTCAGAAAGGCGACACCGGGGCCGCGCGTCAGGCGTTCCTTTCAGCCTTGAGCCGAAACCCCGGGCTCGCCCTTGCTTCCCTGAACCTGGCCCGCCTCGAGTCTGCCGCTGGACACGGCGAACTCGCCGCAGACATCCTCAAGGCTTCGGCCGAGAGGACGGAGGATCCGGGCACGCTCATGGCCCTTGCCGACTGCGCCATGGGCGCCGGACTCCTGGACACGGCGGAACCGATCGTCGCAAAAGCGGTCGGGCTCCGACCACAGGACGCTCAGCTCCGGTTCCGGCACGCGGTGACCCTTCAGACGCTTCACCGGAACGACGAGGCGGTCAAGGGTTTCCGGGCCGTGCTGTCCCTACAGCCGAACGTCGGGGCGGCCAACGCCAACATCGGTGCGATCTTCGCGGAGTCCGGCAAGTACGAGGAAGCCCGGAACCAGTACGCCCTGGCCGCTCGTTCTGGAGGTCCTGCGAGAAACGGTTTCCTGTTCCGCAGAGCCCTTCTCAGTCCGACCGTGTTCAGCAGCCCGGACCAGATCGATGACGTGCGTGCCCGGATGTCGGAGGAACTGGACGCCTTGGCCCAAGGCGACGTCCGGCTGACAGATCCGCCACACGAGGTCGGCACGGCGAACTTTTATCTGACCTACCACGGACGACCGGACAAGCACCTTCAAAGCCAAGTGGCGCGCACCTATCTTACGGCGTGCCCCTCGCTGGGTTGGACGTCCCCGCACTCCATGGGAGGGGCAAAAGGCCGCCGCGCCAGGATCGGGTTCTGCTCGGCGTTTTTCCGGGACCACACGGTCGGAAAGGTCTATGAAGGCGTGATCCGCGGACTGGACCGCGACGCGTTCGAAGTCGTGGTCCTTTCGACCGCACCGCCACGGGACGACGTCGCTGTCCGCATCGCCCGATCGGCCGATACGTTCGTGGTCCTTCCTTCAGAACTGAAGGCCGCCCGACAAACGGTCGCCGACGAGAAACTGGACGTCCTCGTCTACGCCGACATCGGCATGGACGCGTTCACGTATTTCCTTTCGTTCGCACGGCTGGCGCCGGTCCAGTGCGTCGGTTGGGGGCACCCGGACACGACGGGCGTGCCGAACGTGGACTACTACCTTTCCGCCGAAACGTTCGAACCGGACGGGGCGCAAGACCACTATTCGGAACACCTGGCCCTGCTTCCCCGGATCTACTGCGACCTTCAGCGCCCGCCCGAAGCCAAAGCCCGTGCTTCGAAAGCCGACGCGGGTCTGCCGGAGTCCGGCCGGCTCTATCTTTGCGCCCAGTCCCTGTTCAAGTTCCACCCCGACTTCGATTCGGCCGTCGCCGCTGTCCTGCGCCGGGACCCACAGGGCAAAGTGGTCTTTTTTGAGACGTCCGAGCAGAACTGGGTCAGGATTTTGAAAGAGAGGCTCCAAAGCCGGATCCCCGACGTCGCCGACCAGGTCTTGTTCCTGCCTCGTCTCAGCCCGGACCGCTTCCTGGACGCGCTCGCTTCCGCGGACGCTGTCTTGGACACACGACGGTTTACGGGCGGCCACACCGCGTACCTTGCTTTTTCCGCCGGCGTCCCCGTCGTGACGTGGAACGGAGACCTGATGCGGGGAAGGATGACGGCCGGGTTGTACCGACAAATGGGCATCGAAGGGCCCGTCGCCGACGACGACGACGAATTCGCCGAACTTGCCGTCTCGCTGGCCCAGAACAGCGACGTCGCAGTGGAGTTGAAAAACCGGGTCGCGGCGGCCTCCCACCTCCTCTTCGACGATAAGGGATCAGTCCAGTACTTTTCAGATTTTCTAAGCACTATCTTATAA
- the nuoG gene encoding NADH-quinone oxidoreductase subunit NuoG, which yields MSAEPRASNDQVTITVNDVELSVPKGELIVESVKRLGLEIPVFCYHPRMDPVGMCRMCLVEVGFKQADGSVRMMPKPQAGCTLPASEGMVVLTDSEAVHRDRRGVLEFLLVNHPLDCPVCDRGGECPLQNNTLAYGPSTSRFIELKRHLPKAFPLSRYVTLDLERCIQCGRCVRFTEEVSGEHELAFRFRGAEMQPSTFQLTDFESKFSGNVIEICPVGALTSSKYRFRARPWDLETTPSVCTECSNGCNVWFDHRAGKYVRTNGRVNEAVNEEWTCDRGKFGHGYYNSPSRLTSPLVRKGDGFVPVSWGEAYEEIAKGFDRPGAECAGLTGPRVSNEALYLFRKVVREQFGSPHLDHRWTSAVDGDVSTPSMTIAGLERQASILVFGDLAAELPIVYLRVRKAAVKRGAKVVVLSLSPNECDTFSAASLRFPVGAERDAVKALSGDDAAASRLGWDSGTVSAARSALGQGTAVVASDRALDLPQGLDALRDLRGWAATSGGSFDVWPTGANSQGAEFLDVRPAQGGASTFDALQAAAQGRVKALWLMECDPTTFEGGAGALENAEFVVVQGTQECEAMAYASVVLPMAAPAEQDGTWTNCEGRVQNIGRAVSPPGDAKPAWRIFSELLLRLSPATPFFNPREVLTALAAEFPRFSAVADGVPEEGLVLAEPQVTEVGGA from the coding sequence ATGTCAGCAGAACCGCGAGCCTCGAACGACCAAGTGACGATCACGGTCAACGACGTTGAACTGAGCGTCCCTAAAGGCGAACTCATCGTCGAATCGGTCAAGCGGCTCGGGCTGGAAATCCCCGTATTCTGCTACCACCCCCGGATGGACCCGGTCGGTATGTGCCGGATGTGCCTTGTCGAAGTCGGCTTCAAGCAGGCGGACGGGTCGGTCCGCATGATGCCGAAGCCCCAAGCAGGCTGTACGCTGCCCGCGAGTGAAGGAATGGTCGTCTTGACCGACTCGGAGGCGGTGCACCGTGACCGGCGGGGCGTCTTGGAATTCCTGTTGGTCAACCACCCCCTCGACTGTCCGGTCTGCGACCGGGGTGGCGAGTGCCCGCTCCAGAACAACACGCTCGCCTACGGGCCTTCGACGTCGCGTTTCATCGAACTCAAGCGCCACCTTCCCAAGGCGTTCCCTCTGAGCCGGTACGTCACGCTCGACCTCGAACGTTGCATCCAGTGCGGCCGGTGCGTCAGGTTTACAGAAGAGGTCAGTGGCGAACACGAACTGGCGTTCCGGTTCCGAGGCGCGGAAATGCAGCCGTCGACCTTCCAACTCACCGACTTCGAGTCCAAGTTCAGTGGGAACGTCATCGAAATCTGCCCGGTCGGAGCCTTGACGAGCAGCAAGTACAGGTTCCGGGCGCGGCCTTGGGACTTGGAAACGACCCCTTCGGTCTGTACCGAATGCTCGAACGGCTGCAACGTCTGGTTCGACCATAGGGCGGGCAAGTACGTCCGGACGAACGGACGGGTCAACGAGGCTGTGAACGAGGAATGGACGTGCGACCGAGGGAAGTTCGGCCACGGCTACTACAACAGTCCCTCCCGACTGACAAGCCCGTTGGTGCGGAAGGGCGACGGGTTCGTCCCCGTGTCTTGGGGCGAGGCGTACGAAGAGATCGCCAAAGGCTTCGACCGGCCTGGTGCCGAATGCGCCGGACTGACCGGTCCACGCGTGTCGAACGAAGCCCTGTACCTGTTCCGGAAGGTCGTCCGCGAGCAGTTCGGTTCCCCTCACCTTGACCATCGGTGGACGTCTGCGGTCGACGGCGACGTTTCGACGCCGTCGATGACGATCGCCGGACTCGAGCGACAGGCGAGCATCCTCGTCTTCGGCGACCTCGCCGCCGAGCTCCCCATCGTTTATCTCCGCGTCCGCAAGGCGGCCGTCAAGCGCGGCGCGAAGGTCGTCGTCCTCAGCCTGTCGCCGAACGAGTGCGACACGTTTTCGGCCGCTTCGCTGCGGTTCCCGGTCGGAGCCGAACGGGATGCGGTCAAAGCTCTCTCGGGCGACGATGCCGCTGCGTCGCGGCTCGGTTGGGACTCAGGAACGGTTTCGGCAGCCCGGTCCGCGCTTGGACAGGGAACGGCCGTCGTCGCTTCGGACCGCGCGCTCGACCTTCCCCAGGGACTGGACGCCCTTCGCGATCTGAGAGGTTGGGCCGCGACGAGCGGCGGATCGTTCGACGTCTGGCCAACGGGCGCCAACTCGCAGGGCGCCGAGTTTCTCGACGTCCGTCCGGCACAAGGCGGAGCGTCCACTTTCGACGCCCTTCAGGCCGCCGCACAAGGTCGAGTGAAGGCGCTCTGGCTGATGGAGTGCGATCCGACGACGTTCGAGGGCGGTGCGGGAGCCTTGGAGAACGCCGAGTTCGTGGTGGTCCAAGGAACGCAGGAGTGCGAGGCGATGGCGTATGCCAGTGTCGTCCTCCCGATGGCGGCGCCCGCCGAACAGGACGGCACCTGGACGAACTGCGAAGGACGCGTCCAGAACATCGGACGTGCCGTATCGCCTCCCGGCGACGCCAAGCCTGCGTGGCGGATCTTCAGCGAGCTCTTGCTGCGGCTCTCGCCCGCGACCCCGTTCTTCAATCCGAGGGAAGTCCTGACGGCGCTCGCTGCCGAATTCCCCCGGTTTTCGGCCGTTGCAGACGGGGTCCCCGAGGAAGGCCTCGTCCTCGCGGAACCGCAGGTCACGGAGGTCGGCGGAGCCTAA
- a CDS encoding NADH-quinone oxidoreductase subunit H, translating into MLILVPGLIWWERRLLSWMQDRVGPNRTGTITVPDRFPFLKGRKFRTFGLLQPICDGVKLFLKEDITPASIDRKIYFLAPAVALFPAFAIGGTLPWGSVTLPFADAIGGVYSYLTPVANVDIGILYVLAISSLGVYGVVLAGYSSNNKYSLMGGLRSSAQLISYELAMGMSLACVALATGSLRMADMVREQEKALWGVAPGLQNWFLFTPFGFVSAVVFLICMIAETNRAPFDLPEAENELIAGYHTEYSSMKFAVFFMGEYAAMFMLSGVFAAVFLGGYNLLPVNWEALAVSPPSWLAGGAAFFKSMAWFNYWAGPLVFIGKCAGGITFFIWLRATLPRLRYDQLMNLGWKTMLPLGVANFLVVALWIIATRLWGTGGGWVAWAAAAGVLLVGYLNIAALARKSDLAFGARKVKLADPAPTRSVRLVDPKKA; encoded by the coding sequence ATGCTGATCTTGGTCCCGGGTTTGATCTGGTGGGAGCGCCGTCTCCTCAGTTGGATGCAAGACCGCGTCGGGCCGAACCGTACAGGCACGATTACGGTCCCGGACAGGTTTCCGTTCCTGAAAGGCCGGAAGTTCCGGACTTTCGGTCTCCTCCAACCGATCTGCGACGGCGTGAAGCTCTTCTTGAAAGAAGACATTACGCCCGCCAGTATCGACCGCAAGATCTACTTCCTGGCGCCGGCCGTCGCGCTTTTTCCGGCGTTTGCGATCGGTGGGACGCTTCCCTGGGGTTCGGTGACGTTGCCGTTCGCCGACGCGATCGGTGGTGTCTATAGCTACCTCACGCCCGTCGCGAACGTCGACATCGGCATCCTCTACGTCCTCGCCATCTCGAGTCTTGGCGTCTACGGCGTCGTCCTTGCGGGCTATTCGAGCAACAACAAGTACTCCCTCATGGGCGGGCTCCGGTCGAGCGCGCAATTGATCAGCTACGAACTCGCGATGGGGATGTCCTTGGCCTGTGTCGCCCTGGCGACGGGCTCTCTCCGGATGGCGGACATGGTGCGCGAACAAGAGAAGGCGCTCTGGGGCGTCGCGCCCGGGCTTCAAAACTGGTTCCTGTTCACCCCGTTCGGGTTCGTCAGCGCGGTCGTGTTCCTGATCTGCATGATCGCCGAGACGAACCGGGCGCCGTTCGACCTTCCCGAAGCCGAGAACGAGCTGATCGCGGGCTACCACACGGAATATTCGAGCATGAAGTTCGCCGTGTTCTTCATGGGCGAGTACGCGGCGATGTTCATGCTGAGCGGCGTGTTCGCCGCGGTCTTCCTCGGCGGTTACAACCTGCTGCCCGTGAACTGGGAAGCGCTGGCCGTTTCTCCGCCCTCGTGGCTGGCCGGCGGCGCCGCGTTCTTCAAGTCGATGGCGTGGTTCAACTATTGGGCCGGGCCACTGGTCTTCATCGGGAAGTGCGCGGGCGGCATCACGTTCTTCATCTGGCTCCGTGCGACGTTGCCCAGGTTGCGGTACGACCAATTGATGAACTTGGGTTGGAAGACCATGCTCCCGCTCGGGGTCGCGAACTTCTTGGTCGTCGCTCTCTGGATCATCGCGACGCGCCTCTGGGGGACGGGCGGAGGATGGGTGGCATGGGCCGCTGCCGCCGGAGTGCTCTTGGTGGGCTATTTGAACATCGCGGCGTTGGCCCGCAAGTCGGATCTGGCGTTCGGTGCGCGCAAGGTCAAGCTCGCCGATCCGGCACCGACCCGGTCCGTCAGGTTGGTGGACCCGAAAAAGGCATGA
- a CDS encoding NADH-quinone oxidoreductase subunit J codes for MSGEKLAFLVLALVAGAGALGVVVFGKNPVRSALSLVLNFFVLAFVYFTLGAQLLGITQIMVYAGAIMVLFLFVIMMLQLHHGQKDEEKRDWKAPVAWGFGLAMGAVIFSKVVTPFSDSVKEPYSVASPQAVVASTAAPSGPSTPLSGAQGPADRGPMVRSMDDLGKPQAVGAVLFSTYSWPFEVTSVLLLIGVVGSILLAKRRI; via the coding sequence GTGAGCGGCGAAAAGCTCGCGTTCCTCGTCCTCGCCCTGGTCGCAGGCGCGGGCGCCCTGGGAGTCGTGGTGTTCGGAAAGAACCCGGTCCGTTCCGCCCTCAGCCTCGTCCTCAATTTCTTCGTCCTCGCGTTCGTCTACTTCACGCTCGGAGCACAGCTTCTCGGCATCACCCAGATCATGGTGTACGCCGGGGCGATCATGGTCCTGTTCCTGTTCGTGATCATGATGTTGCAGCTCCACCACGGGCAGAAGGACGAGGAGAAGCGGGACTGGAAAGCGCCCGTCGCTTGGGGGTTCGGCCTCGCCATGGGGGCCGTGATCTTCTCCAAGGTCGTCACCCCCTTCTCAGACTCGGTCAAGGAACCCTATTCGGTCGCGTCGCCGCAAGCGGTCGTCGCTTCGACGGCCGCCCCTTCCGGCCCATCGACACCGCTTTCAGGCGCGCAGGGCCCGGCCGACCGTGGGCCGATGGTCCGATCGATGGACGACCTCGGCAAACCGCAAGCCGTCGGCGCCGTGCTGTTCTCGACCTATTCGTGGCCGTTCGAGGTCACGAGCGTCTTGCTGCTGATCGGCGTCGTCGGGTCGATCCTGTTGGCCAAAAGGAGGATTTAG
- the nuoK gene encoding NADH-quinone oxidoreductase subunit NuoK, whose product MDSSVPLSWYLTLGLFMFTIGGIGVVVRRNPVVVFMCVELMLNAVNLTFLSFARYGAAPGLGSADLKNSMMGGQMAVIFVMAVAAAEVAVGLGIIMAIFRLKNQADVDDMSALRG is encoded by the coding sequence ATGGACTCGAGCGTTCCGTTGAGCTGGTACCTGACCTTGGGTCTCTTCATGTTCACGATCGGGGGCATCGGGGTCGTGGTCCGCCGGAACCCGGTGGTCGTCTTCATGTGCGTCGAACTGATGTTGAACGCCGTGAACTTGACGTTCCTCTCGTTCGCCCGATATGGGGCTGCGCCCGGGCTAGGGTCGGCCGATCTGAAAAATTCGATGATGGGCGGCCAGATGGCCGTCATTTTCGTGATGGCGGTCGCGGCGGCCGAGGTCGCCGTCGGGCTGGGGATCATCATGGCCATTTTTCGCCTGAAGAACCAGGCCGACGTCGACGATATGAGCGCACTGAGGGGATGA
- the nuoL gene encoding NADH-quinone oxidoreductase subunit L, which produces MPDWNLVWWIVFLPLAGFLFQAFAGKNLIDGLGPKIGRPVAGAMAFLPIAGAFLIGLILTGSLPQLDPKQPFVVKTLFDWISIDSVRIPFEFRIDSLSMTMVLIITGIGSLIHLYAIGYMGEEKDFARFFTYLNLFIAAMLVLVLGNNLALTFVGWEGVGLCSYLLIGFWFKDVSNSKAANKAFIVNRIGDWGFTLGMFGVVSLIASNRTALGLVDDPRWLSYDVVLPHATAILAQNPFWATMIAILLFVGACGKSAQFPIYVWLPDAMAGPTPVSALIHAATMVTSGVYLLNRMSDWFLASPVAMGVVALVGALTALIGATIAFGQTDIKKVLAYSTVSQLGYMFIACGVGAFYAGMFHVLTHAFFKALLFLGSGAVIYAMAHDQDMRNYGNLRKYLPITFATMMVGYLAIAGVPWLFSGFWSKEAILGPAVNATGHGALMLGPVSAGQIAGWIGFFVAGLTACYMTRMMVLTFFNPAERWKLLPAGAHGHDDHGHDHDHGHGHHTDHDDPHGFFMNDDEAAAMHGDHEHHHELDETHKPREVPWVMWVPLAVLALFSFGWIGGILNDQERFFHWLYPLKEAAEHHGPVPHTMLIVLSTVTSVGGILVGFWIWGKKLPDWEGFDLTKWNPVQKWAGRQWGYDALVSDGSVKAGAAVGWLSQGFDKIVDGVVVGIAGVTKGLGALLTATQTGKVRGYALLMQVGAAAFIGYVLYVLSVGGPK; this is translated from the coding sequence ATGCCTGATTGGAACCTCGTGTGGTGGATCGTGTTCCTGCCTCTGGCCGGATTCCTGTTCCAGGCCTTCGCAGGGAAGAACCTGATCGACGGGCTCGGCCCGAAGATCGGTCGACCTGTAGCCGGAGCGATGGCGTTCCTGCCCATCGCCGGGGCGTTCCTGATCGGACTGATTCTGACGGGTTCGTTGCCGCAACTGGACCCCAAGCAACCGTTCGTCGTCAAGACCTTGTTCGACTGGATCAGCATCGACAGCGTCCGGATCCCGTTCGAGTTCCGCATCGATTCGTTGAGCATGACGATGGTGCTGATCATCACCGGCATCGGCTCGCTGATCCATCTTTACGCTATCGGCTACATGGGGGAAGAGAAGGACTTCGCCCGGTTCTTCACCTATCTGAACTTGTTCATCGCCGCGATGCTGGTCTTGGTGCTCGGCAACAACCTGGCCCTGACCTTCGTCGGGTGGGAAGGCGTCGGCCTCTGTTCCTACCTTCTCATCGGGTTCTGGTTCAAAGACGTCAGCAATTCCAAGGCGGCGAACAAGGCGTTCATCGTCAACAGGATCGGTGACTGGGGCTTTACACTGGGCATGTTCGGAGTGGTCAGCTTGATCGCGTCGAACCGAACCGCCCTCGGCCTAGTCGACGACCCGCGGTGGCTCAGCTACGACGTCGTCCTTCCCCATGCCACGGCGATCCTTGCTCAGAACCCGTTCTGGGCGACCATGATCGCGATCCTGCTGTTCGTAGGCGCCTGCGGCAAATCGGCCCAGTTCCCGATCTATGTCTGGTTACCGGACGCGATGGCGGGCCCGACACCGGTTTCGGCTTTGATCCACGCCGCGACGATGGTCACGTCCGGCGTCTACCTGTTGAACCGGATGAGCGACTGGTTCCTGGCGTCGCCCGTGGCGATGGGCGTCGTCGCACTGGTCGGCGCTTTGACGGCCTTGATCGGCGCGACGATCGCGTTCGGTCAGACCGATATCAAGAAAGTCCTGGCGTACTCGACGGTGTCCCAGCTCGGCTACATGTTCATCGCGTGCGGAGTCGGGGCGTTTTACGCGGGCATGTTCCACGTGCTGACCCACGCGTTCTTCAAAGCCCTGCTGTTCCTTGGTTCCGGAGCGGTCATCTACGCTATGGCCCACGACCAGGACATGAGGAACTACGGCAACTTACGGAAGTACTTGCCGATCACCTTCGCCACGATGATGGTCGGATATCTGGCCATCGCGGGCGTACCGTGGCTCTTCAGCGGTTTCTGGTCGAAGGAAGCGATCCTCGGCCCGGCCGTCAACGCGACAGGGCACGGTGCTCTGATGCTCGGCCCGGTCAGCGCCGGGCAGATCGCGGGCTGGATCGGCTTCTTCGTCGCCGGACTCACGGCCTGTTACATGACCCGCATGATGGTCTTGACCTTCTTCAACCCTGCCGAGCGATGGAAGCTGTTGCCGGCGGGCGCCCACGGGCATGACGACCACGGTCACGACCACGACCACGGCCATGGGCACCACACCGACCACGACGATCCGCACGGCTTCTTCATGAACGATGACGAGGCCGCCGCGATGCACGGCGACCACGAGCACCACCATGAATTGGACGAGACGCACAAACCCCGGGAAGTCCCGTGGGTCATGTGGGTGCCGCTGGCCGTTCTGGCCCTTTTCTCGTTCGGATGGATCGGCGGGATCTTGAACGACCAAGAACGGTTCTTCCACTGGCTCTACCCGCTCAAGGAAGCGGCCGAGCACCATGGGCCGGTCCCGCACACGATGCTGATCGTGCTCTCGACGGTGACGTCGGTCGGCGGCATCCTTGTCGGGTTCTGGATCTGGGGCAAGAAACTACCGGACTGGGAGGGCTTCGACCTTACGAAGTGGAACCCGGTCCAAAAGTGGGCCGGTCGGCAATGGGGCTATGACGCTTTGGTCAGTGACGGTAGCGTCAAAGCCGGTGCCGCCGTCGGTTGGTTGTCCCAAGGTTTCGACAAGATCGTCGACGGGGTCGTGGTGGGTATCGCAGGCGTCACGAAAGGCCTCGGCGCCCTGTTGACCGCGACACAGACCGGCAAGGTCCGAGGTTACGCCCTCTTGATGCAGGTCGGAGCGGCGGCGTTCATCGGGTATGTCCTGTACGTCCTTTCGGTGGGAGGTCCGAAGTGA